One Heyndrickxia oleronia genomic window, GAAGGCTAATTTGCGTTTCACTCGATTTTCTGTACGAGGAAAATCGAAGGTAGAAAATGAAATGGGACTCGCATTAATGGCCGTGAATTTAAGAAAATTCACGGCCAAACAACTACGGTAATAGAAGAATCAACACACAAAAATAGAAAAAGTTGAATTTGAGTTCGCTCAAATTCAACTTTTTCACTATTTGAAGCTAGTTATGTCCCAGCCCCTTTTGTGTTATAGTAATGAATGATATCGAAACTTGACGAAGCAAGGAGAATTATCATGAATCATAAGCAGGTAACCATCCTAGGTGTACCTTTTACCCATACGAATCAAAATGATTTTGTTCAATTATTAAAGCAAAGAATTGAATCTGAACAGAAGACATTTGTTGTAACAGCAAATCCTGAGATTGTCATGAAGGCAAATGAAGATTCAAATTATATGGACACAATTAAGCAAGCAAATTATATTGTTGCTGATGGCATTGGTGTTGTAAAAGCAGCAAAGATTTTAAACCAGCCTTTACCAGAGCGGGTTACAGGCTATGATACGGTGATGGATCTTTTAAACTTAGCAAATGAGCATAGATACCGAATTTACTTACTTGGTGCTAAACAAGAAGTACTCGAAAAAGCAGTCAATAAAATTAATACTAATTATCCGAATGCAAATATT contains:
- a CDS encoding WecB/TagA/CpsF family glycosyltransferase translates to MNHKQVTILGVPFTHTNQNDFVQLLKQRIESEQKTFVVTANPEIVMKANEDSNYMDTIKQANYIVADGIGVVKAAKILNQPLPERVTGYDTVMDLLNLANEHRYRIYLLGAKQEVLEKAVNKINTNYPNANIVGSHNGYFDWNHNQIAEEVASLQPDIVLVALGLPRQEQWIAQHIANFNKGIFIGVGGVFDALAGEVKRAPEIWQKLNLEWFYRLVKQPSRWKRMLVLPHFVMKIYGQKVKGRK